In Zingiber officinale cultivar Zhangliang unplaced genomic scaffold, Zo_v1.1 ctg232, whole genome shotgun sequence, the following are encoded in one genomic region:
- the LOC122037057 gene encoding oryzain alpha chain-like, producing MASVDAVTGRSEEEVRLLYLEWRAKHRPIVQDALDLDADRFEVFKDNLRRVDEHNAAADRGEHSFRLAINQFADLTNEEFRARYLGNFSRRKRPATQSVQDQHRGDDSTYAEVVSFKEAGG from the exons ATGGCGTCCGTCGATGCCGTGACCGGCCGCAGCGAGGAGGAGGTGCGACTGCTCTACCTGGAGTGGAGGGCGAAGCATCGCCCCATCGTCCAGGACGCCCTCGATCTGGACGCCGACCGCTTCGAGGTCTTCAAGGACAACCTCAGGCGCGTGGACGAGCACAACGCGGCGGCCGACCGCGGGGAGCACTCCTTTCGGCTCGCGATCAACCAGTTCGCCGACCTCACCAACGAGGAGTTCCGAGCCAGGtatctcggcaacttctcccggCGGAAGCGGCCAGCTACCCAGTCCGTTCAGgatcaacacagaggag atgattctacttatgctgAAGTTGTGTCTTTCAAAGAGGCCGGAGGGTAG